GAACCGGGCACGGCGCTGGACGCCGGCTGCGGCGAGGGCGGCGACTCCCTCTGGCTCGCCTCGCGCGGCTGGCGGGTGAAGGCGGTGGACCTGTCCGAGACCGCGCTGGGCCGTGGTCGCGAGCGAGCCGCCGCCCAGGGGCCCGAGATCGCGGACCGCATCACGTGGGAGCAGGCCGACCTGACCCGCTGGGCCCCGCCGGAAGGCCACTTCACCCTGGTGAACAGCCAGTACGTGCACACCACCGGGTCGCTGCGGGACCTGCTCGCCCGACTGGCGGCGGCGGTCGCCCCGGGCGGGACCCTGCTCTTCGTCGGCCACCACCCCGGCGACGAGCAGAGCACCCACGACCGCGGACACGATGCGCACGTGCACTTCACCGCGCCCGAGCTCGCGGCCGACCTGGACCGTGCGGACTGGGAGGTGCTCGTGGCCGAGGACCGCTCGCACCGGGTGACCCGCCCGGACGGCCGGGAGTTCAGCATGCGTGACGCGGTGATCCGCGCCCGCAGGCTCCGGTAGGGGAGCGGAGACGTCGACGAGGGGGCGGCGGGTCTTACAGCGCGTGCCCGCCGGCCACCTGCAGGACCTGACCGGTGATCCAGCGCGCCTGGTGCGAGGCCAGGTAGACCACGGCGTCGGCGATGTCCTCCGGGGTTCCGACCCGGCCCATCGGCACGACCTCCTGCGCCCGACGCAGGAGGTCGTCGTCCATCCATCCGGTCTGGACGGGGCCGGGGGCGACGGCGTTCACCCGGATCCCGCGCGGAGCCAGCTCCAGGGCGGTGGCGCGGGTGAGCGCCTCCAGCGCCCCCTTGGAGGTGCCGTAGCCGATCTGGCCGGGGAACGCCCGAGCCGAGTCGGTGGAGATGTTGACGACGGACAGGGGGTCGTCGCCGCGGTGCAGCCGGGCCGCCTCTGCGATGAGCACGGCGGGGGCGACGGCGTTGACCCGGTAGTGGCGCTCCATCGAGGCGTGGGTCAGGGTGTCCACGGCGTCCGGGGATTCGCAGTGCGCCGCGTTGTTGATCAGGACGTTGAGTGCCCCGGCCCGCTCGGTGACCTCGCGGATCAGCCAGGGGGCCCCGCCCGGCTCGGACAGGTCGGCGCCGATGGTGAAGGAGCCGTGCCCGAGCTCGGTCGCGAGCTTCTCACCCTCCTCCGGCGGGGGAGTGAGGTGTTCCCACGCGGAGCCCTCGGGGGCGGGGGCCTGCTGGGCGAGGTAGTGGACGGCCACACGGGCCCCCTGTGCGGCGAAGGCGCGACTGATGGCCGCCCCGATGCCGCCGGAGCCACCGGTGACCAGGACGGTCTGGCCGGAGAGGCGGGTGTCAAGCGTCGTTTCTCCTTGAGGGGAGTGCGTGTGGTCCAGGGCTGGGCGACGGGGAGGGGAGACGGCGGGGTTGGAGAGAGCCAGGATAGGGGGCGGTGCCCGCCCATTTTTCTTGGGTCGGGAGTGGGTCGGCTCCGGAGTGTCTTCGTTCCTGCTGTAAATCTACGACGTAAAGGTGGCGCGGCTTTTCTATAAAAGCAAGTAACAACGAAAAGAGTTTTGTGCGGCTACGCCGCCCCCCTTCCAACTCCTCCCCCGGGAGTCTCAACGCGCTGGGGCGGGGCTGGCCGGTATCTAGAACGTGTTCAGCCTTGGTTAGGCGGGCTGTGAGAAGGGTCTGGTCGTGTCCGGGTGGGTTGGGGGACACGACTCTTCTGTGTCCGCTACAGCGCATGGGGCTCCGGCGGGTCGGCGCGTCGGTCCGGATCGGTGCCTATGCTGGCCAGCGTGCTGAAAAAGGTGATCGCGACGCGGTACGTGCTACCGCTGCGCGAAGGAGGTTCGCTCCCGGGGTTGGTCGAGGCCGACGACCTGGGAATGTACGTGGTCAAGTTCATCGGTGCCGGTCAGGGGCGCAAGACGCTGGTGGCCGAGGTCGTGACCGGTGAGTTGGGGCGGGCCCTGGGGCTGCCGGTTCCGGAACTGGCCCTGGTGGAGTTCGACGCGGTCATCGCCCGCGGTGAGCCCGACCAGGAGGTTCAGGAGCTGCTCAGGAACAGCGGCGGGCTGAACCTGGGGATGGACTTCCTGCCCGGTGCGCTGGGGTTCGACCCGCTGACCTTCGAGGTGGACCGGGAGTTCGCCGGGCGGGTGCTGTGGTTCGACGCGCTGACCGGGAACGTGGACCGCTCCTGGCGCAACCCGAACATGCTGCTGTGGCACGGCCGGCCCTACCTGATCGACCACGGGGCGACGCTGATCTTCCACCACAGCTGGGCCAACGCCGAAAAGTTCGTGGGTCGGGCCTACGATGCCTCCGACCACGTGCTGTCCGGGGCCGCCCCGGACCTGGCGGCGGCGGACGCGGCCCTGGCCCCGTTGGTGGACGAGGGCCTGTTGCGGGAGGCGGTGGGGCTGGTGCCCGACGAGTGGCTGGTGGACGAGCCGGGGTTCGCTTCGGCCGGGGAAGTGCGTGAGGCGTACGTGAAGCACCTGTCGGCCCGTGTCGCGGACCGTTCCTGGCTGCCGGAGGTGTCCTCGTGAGCGAGCGGTACACCACGGTGACCACCGGACAGGTGGGTGTGGAGCGCGAACGCGCGGTGTTCGAGTACGCGCTGTTGCGGGTGATCCCGCGGCTGGAGCGCGGTGAGTGCGTGAACGCCGGGGTGATCGTGTACTCGCAGGAGCGGGCGTTCCTGGCGTCGCGTTCGGCCCTGGACGAGGACCGGCTGCGGGCGCTGGATCCCCGGGTGGACGTGGCGGGGGTGCGCCGGGCTCTGGATGCGGTCGAGGTGATGTGCCGGGGCGGGGCTGAGGCGGGCCTGGCCGGCCGGGAGCGGCAGGGGCAGCGGTTCCGGTGGCTGACCGCGCCCAGGAGCACGATCGTGCAGCCGGGGCCGATCCACGGGGGGTTGACCCTGGATCCGGCTGCCGAGGTGGAGAGGTTGTTGGACCGGTTGGTGCGGTGACTGAGACCGGGACGTAAGGGACGTCACAGGTTTTGGGTGGTTGGGTGGGGAGCGAAAACCTCCTCTTCGGTGTTGGTATGGAGTGGTCCATACCCCTGGGCACGCTCCCAACCACCCCTTGACGTTTCTTCGAACTGGAGTGCCTGTGCAGTCCCCATCGTCCCCCTCCGCCTCCCCTGAACAGGAGATTCGCCCGAGTTCGACTCGGTCGCGCAAGTCGATCGCGCTGCTCGTGCTGGTCCTCGGTGTACTCACGGCCACCGGGCCGCTGGCGACCGACATGTATCTTCCGGCCTTTCCGCAGATCACCCAGGAGCTGGGGGCGACGGAAGGGCAGATCGGGCTGACCCTGACCGCGATCATGCTGGGCCTGTCCGTGGGGCAGCTGGTCATCGGGCCGATGAGTGACGCCTGGGGTCGTCGCGGCCCACTGCTGGTGGGCGTGGCGCTGTTCACGGTGACGTCGGTGCTGTGTGTGTTCGTGCCGAACGTGACGGTCTTCATCGCGCTGCGGTTCCTGCAGGGTGTGGCCGGTGCCGCGGGTGCGGTGGTGGCCCGGGCCGTGGTCCGCGACATGTTCCAGGGTGACGACGCGGTGCGGTTCTTCTCCCGGCTCGCGCTGGTGATGATGCTGGCCCCGCTGCTCGCGCCGCTGGTGGGTGCGCAGCTGTTGCTGGTGGGCCCGTGGCAGTTGAGTTTCTGGGTGCTGGCGGCGATGTCGGCGCTGAGCTTCGTGCTGGTGCTGCTGTGGTTGCCCGAGAGCCTGCCGAAGGAGGCCCGGCGCATTCAGGGTCCGCGTCAGCTGGCCTCGACGGTGGGGACGCTGGTGCGTAATCCGAAGTTCGTGAGTCCGGTGCTGACGCTGGGGCTGAGCTTCGGGATGCTGTTCACCTACGTCTCGGCGTTCTCGTTCGTGTCGCAGAACGAGTTCGGGATCTCGCCGCAGGGCTATGGGTGGTTGTTCGCGGTGAACTCGCTGGCGATGATGGCGGGGACACAGGGCAACGGTCTGCTGGTGGGCCGGGTGGACACCTCGCGTCGGCTGCTGTTGGGTCTGCTGCTGGCGCTGGTCGCG
This DNA window, taken from Nocardiopsis exhalans, encodes the following:
- a CDS encoding class I SAM-dependent methyltransferase; the encoded protein is MSEDFDKEYWEKRYGGQGEPGGHGGHAGHGGQGARTSPQLLAEASDLEPGTALDAGCGEGGDSLWLASRGWRVKAVDLSETALGRGRERAAAQGPEIADRITWEQADLTRWAPPEGHFTLVNSQYVHTTGSLRDLLARLAAAVAPGGTLLFVGHHPGDEQSTHDRGHDAHVHFTAPELAADLDRADWEVLVAEDRSHRVTRPDGREFSMRDAVIRARRLR
- a CDS encoding SDR family NAD(P)-dependent oxidoreductase encodes the protein MVTGGSGGIGAAISRAFAAQGARVAVHYLAQQAPAPEGSAWEHLTPPPEEGEKLATELGHGSFTIGADLSEPGGAPWLIREVTERAGALNVLINNAAHCESPDAVDTLTHASMERHYRVNAVAPAVLIAEAARLHRGDDPLSVVNISTDSARAFPGQIGYGTSKGALEALTRATALELAPRGIRVNAVAPGPVQTGWMDDDLLRRAQEVVPMGRVGTPEDIADAVVYLASHQARWITGQVLQVAGGHAL
- a CDS encoding HipA family kinase, translating into MLASVLKKVIATRYVLPLREGGSLPGLVEADDLGMYVVKFIGAGQGRKTLVAEVVTGELGRALGLPVPELALVEFDAVIARGEPDQEVQELLRNSGGLNLGMDFLPGALGFDPLTFEVDREFAGRVLWFDALTGNVDRSWRNPNMLLWHGRPYLIDHGATLIFHHSWANAEKFVGRAYDASDHVLSGAAPDLAAADAALAPLVDEGLLREAVGLVPDEWLVDEPGFASAGEVREAYVKHLSARVADRSWLPEVSS
- a CDS encoding DUF3037 domain-containing protein, translating into MSERYTTVTTGQVGVERERAVFEYALLRVIPRLERGECVNAGVIVYSQERAFLASRSALDEDRLRALDPRVDVAGVRRALDAVEVMCRGGAEAGLAGRERQGQRFRWLTAPRSTIVQPGPIHGGLTLDPAAEVERLLDRLVR
- a CDS encoding multidrug effflux MFS transporter produces the protein MQSPSSPSASPEQEIRPSSTRSRKSIALLVLVLGVLTATGPLATDMYLPAFPQITQELGATEGQIGLTLTAIMLGLSVGQLVIGPMSDAWGRRGPLLVGVALFTVTSVLCVFVPNVTVFIALRFLQGVAGAAGAVVARAVVRDMFQGDDAVRFFSRLALVMMLAPLLAPLVGAQLLLVGPWQLSFWVLAAMSALSFVLVLLWLPESLPKEARRIQGPRQLASTVGTLVRNPKFVSPVLTLGLSFGMLFTYVSAFSFVSQNEFGISPQGYGWLFAVNSLAMMAGTQGNGLLVGRVDTSRRLLLGLLLALVAVVSLLALALFGVAQLWMVSGLLALMMFSVGFIMPNATVSALDGQPVAVAGTASALMGSLQFALGGAIAAMAGMTPSGEASLVSMSVVMASVAVLSLLAFVWSARSKVG